In a genomic window of Micromonospora cremea:
- a CDS encoding DUF5318 domain-containing protein encodes MRTQRQVVDYSLQKRAVLRELLAGRVGTYDVCDASPYLKNAARFHGEPTDLRCPICRSENLTLVHYIYGDELKQSAGQARTLAELPVLAMTLREFQVFVVEVCLGCDWNHLVEQYLLGRDGLTGEGDGTSEQDAAGAGGAGRRRREAQR; translated from the coding sequence ATGCGTACGCAGCGCCAGGTCGTCGACTACTCGCTCCAGAAGCGAGCGGTGCTGCGTGAGCTCCTGGCCGGCCGGGTCGGCACGTACGACGTCTGCGACGCGTCGCCGTACCTGAAGAACGCCGCCCGGTTCCACGGCGAGCCGACCGATCTGCGCTGCCCCATCTGCCGCAGTGAGAACCTGACACTCGTCCACTACATTTACGGGGACGAACTCAAGCAGTCCGCCGGCCAGGCCCGGACATTGGCCGAGCTGCCCGTGCTGGCGATGACGCTGCGTGAGTTCCAGGTCTTCGTGGTGGAGGTGTGCCTCGGCTGTGACTGGAACCATCTCGTCGAGCAGTACCTGCTCGGCCGGGACGGTCTCACCGGCGAGGGCGACGGCACCAGCGAGCAGGACGCGGCGGGCGCCGGTGGCGCCGGCCGGCGGAGGCGAGAGGCGCAACGGTGA
- a CDS encoding PadR family transcriptional regulator, producing MLEFAILGLLQESPMHGYELRKELTAKLGAIRAAISYGSLYPTLRRLQAAGWITEAAETPATAEEVPALTSRRGRVVYKITAEGKERFAQLIAQAGPETYDDTGFGVHFAFFARTDQATRLRILEGRRRKIEERREGLRDVLGRAAERLDAYTLELQRHGLDACEREVRWLEELIANERSGRAPTVPNIGTAGGRREDNSPPPPGETRKERP from the coding sequence GTGCTCGAGTTCGCCATCCTCGGCCTCCTGCAGGAGTCTCCGATGCACGGCTACGAGCTGCGCAAGGAGCTGACCGCCAAACTCGGCGCGATCCGGGCGGCGATCAGCTACGGCTCGCTCTATCCGACCCTGCGCAGGTTGCAGGCGGCGGGATGGATCACCGAAGCCGCCGAGACACCCGCGACCGCCGAGGAGGTTCCCGCGCTGACCAGCCGACGAGGTCGGGTGGTCTACAAAATCACCGCGGAAGGCAAGGAACGCTTCGCCCAGCTGATCGCACAGGCCGGGCCCGAGACGTACGACGACACGGGCTTCGGAGTGCACTTCGCGTTCTTCGCCCGGACCGACCAGGCGACCCGCCTGCGCATTCTGGAGGGTCGCCGCCGCAAGATCGAGGAACGTCGCGAAGGGCTTCGTGACGTGCTGGGCCGGGCGGCCGAGCGCCTCGACGCTTACACCTTGGAACTGCAGCGCCACGGCCTTGACGCCTGTGAGCGTGAGGTCCGCTGGCTGGAGGAGCTCATCGCCAACGAGCGCTCCGGCCGAGCCCCGACGGTCCCGAACATCGGGACGGCCGGTGGCCGACGAGAAGACAACAGCCCGCCTCCGCCTGGAGAGACCAGGAAAGAGCGGCCGTGA
- a CDS encoding inositol-3-phosphate synthase, with translation MGSVRVAIVGVGNCASSLVQGVEYYRNADPNDRVPGLMHVAFGDYHVSAVEFVAAFDVDAKKVGMDLAEAIVASENNTIKLCDVPPTGVSVQRGPTFDGLGQYYREIVEESDATPVDVAQALRDAQVDVVVCYLPVGSEQAAKFYAQAAIDAGCAFVNALPVFIASDPEWAKKFEDAGLPIVGDDIKSQVGATIVHRALAKLFEDRGVELLRTYQLNFGGNMDFMNMLERKRLVSKKISKTQSVTSQIPHEMSKSDVHIGPSDHVPWLDDRKWAYIRLEGRSFGDTPLNAELKLEVWDSPNSAGVIIDAVRAAKIALDRKIGGPILSASSYFMKSPPVQYADHDAHQAVEEFIAGEVER, from the coding sequence ATGGGCTCCGTCCGCGTCGCCATCGTCGGTGTGGGTAACTGCGCCTCGTCCCTGGTTCAGGGCGTCGAGTACTACCGGAATGCCGACCCGAACGACCGCGTCCCGGGTCTCATGCACGTCGCCTTCGGCGACTACCACGTCTCCGCCGTGGAGTTCGTCGCGGCGTTCGACGTGGACGCCAAGAAGGTGGGCATGGACCTCGCGGAGGCGATCGTCGCCAGCGAGAACAACACCATCAAGCTCTGCGACGTGCCGCCGACCGGCGTCAGCGTGCAGCGCGGTCCGACCTTCGACGGTCTGGGCCAGTACTACCGCGAGATCGTCGAGGAGTCCGACGCCACCCCCGTCGACGTGGCGCAGGCGCTGCGCGACGCGCAGGTCGACGTCGTCGTCTGCTACCTCCCGGTCGGCTCCGAGCAGGCCGCCAAGTTCTACGCCCAGGCAGCGATCGACGCCGGCTGCGCGTTCGTCAACGCCCTGCCGGTCTTCATCGCCTCCGACCCGGAGTGGGCGAAGAAGTTCGAGGACGCCGGCCTGCCGATCGTCGGTGACGACATCAAGAGCCAGGTCGGCGCCACCATCGTGCACCGCGCCCTGGCGAAGCTCTTCGAGGACCGCGGCGTCGAGCTGCTGCGCACGTACCAGCTCAACTTCGGCGGCAACATGGACTTCATGAACATGCTGGAGCGCAAGCGGCTGGTCTCGAAGAAGATCTCGAAGACCCAGTCGGTCACCTCGCAGATCCCGCACGAGATGAGCAAGAGCGACGTGCACATCGGCCCGTCGGACCACGTGCCGTGGCTCGACGACCGCAAGTGGGCGTACATCCGCCTGGAGGGCCGCTCGTTCGGCGACACCCCGCTCAACGCCGAGCTCAAGCTCGAGGTGTGGGACTCTCCGAACTCCGCCGGCGTCATCATCGACGCGGTCCGCGCCGCGAAGATCGCGCTGGACCGGAAGATCGGCGGCCCGATCCTGTCGGCCTCGTCGTACTTCATGAAGTCCCCGCCGGTGCAGTACGCCGACCACGACGCCCACCAGGCCGTGGAGGAGTTCATCGCGGGTGAGGTCGAGCGCTGA
- a CDS encoding methylated-DNA--[protein]-cysteine S-methyltransferase, with product MRWTVLDSPIGEFSVANDGASVCGTHFGRVEAAVDEPDHALSRQAIAELRAYFSGDLTGFTVPVSIPRGSEFERAVWREMTRIPYGETLTYGEVARRVGDAGAARAVGVACNRNPIPVIVPCHRIVGAGGRLVGFGGGLPRKVHLLELEARVALQRAWS from the coding sequence ATGCGCTGGACCGTGCTCGACTCACCGATCGGCGAGTTCTCCGTGGCCAACGACGGCGCGAGCGTCTGCGGCACGCACTTCGGTCGGGTCGAGGCGGCGGTCGACGAGCCCGACCACGCGTTGTCCCGGCAGGCCATCGCCGAGCTGCGGGCGTACTTTTCTGGTGACCTGACCGGGTTCACCGTCCCCGTGTCGATTCCCCGTGGGTCGGAGTTCGAGCGCGCGGTGTGGCGCGAGATGACCCGCATTCCGTACGGGGAGACGCTGACGTACGGCGAGGTGGCGCGCCGGGTCGGGGACGCCGGGGCGGCCCGGGCGGTGGGCGTCGCCTGCAACCGGAACCCGATCCCGGTCATCGTGCCGTGCCACCGCATCGTCGGTGCGGGTGGGCGGCTGGTCGGCTTCGGGGGTGGCCTGCCGCGCAAGGTGCACCTGCTGGAGCTGGAGGCCCGGGTGGCCCTGCAACGCGCCTGGTCCTGA
- a CDS encoding flotillin family protein translates to MPLLIAIGGAVLLILILVFFVLSRIKVAGPNEAFIVTGRKGRTTQTADGGRSTDMSGQKVVLGASVFVLPVVQKLQSLDLSSRRIDVGIRGAVSKQGIRTDLHGVAIVKVSGTEDAIRAAAQRFLHQQDEIDNFTREVLAGALRSIVGRLTVEEVIRDRAAFASAVAEEAEHSMTNQGLVLDTFQLQDILAEGSYLQDLGRPEAARVLKDAAIAEARARQQAEQERLLAEEAIAEANRNLSLKQAGIQAEIDAAKAKSAAAGPLAQAERDQAILSEQQKVAERNAELKQRQLDTEVRKPADAARYKVEQEAEAARNAAVLHADAQRQSVIAAAQASAEQARLTGEGERARRAALAEANAIEGAKEGEAEQRRRSAIAEAVEREGQAEAAAILAKGGAEADAMARKAEAFAAYGEAAVLDLLVKVLPQVVEAASAPIGAIDKMTVISTDGASSLTKSVAGNVAQGLQLGSDLTGIDLAGLLARLGSASSAGGNGTAAGKGTAAVDGTAVETR, encoded by the coding sequence ATGCCCCTGTTAATCGCCATCGGCGGCGCCGTCCTCCTCATCCTCATCCTGGTGTTCTTCGTGCTCTCCCGGATCAAGGTGGCCGGGCCGAACGAGGCGTTCATCGTCACCGGCCGCAAGGGCCGCACCACGCAGACCGCCGACGGCGGCCGGTCGACCGACATGTCCGGCCAGAAGGTCGTGCTGGGCGCCTCGGTCTTCGTGCTGCCCGTGGTGCAGAAACTCCAGTCGCTCGACCTGTCCAGCCGGCGGATCGACGTCGGCATCCGGGGCGCGGTGAGCAAGCAGGGCATCCGCACCGACCTGCACGGCGTGGCGATCGTGAAGGTCAGCGGCACCGAGGACGCGATCCGGGCCGCCGCCCAGCGGTTCCTGCACCAACAGGACGAGATCGACAACTTCACCCGGGAGGTGCTCGCCGGTGCGCTGCGCTCGATCGTCGGTCGGCTCACCGTCGAGGAGGTCATCCGGGACCGGGCGGCGTTCGCCAGCGCGGTGGCCGAGGAGGCCGAACACTCGATGACCAACCAGGGTCTGGTGCTGGACACGTTCCAACTCCAGGACATCCTGGCCGAGGGCTCCTACCTGCAGGACCTGGGCCGGCCCGAGGCCGCCCGGGTGCTCAAGGACGCGGCGATCGCCGAGGCACGGGCACGGCAGCAGGCCGAGCAGGAGCGGCTGCTCGCCGAGGAGGCCATCGCCGAGGCGAACCGGAACCTCTCCCTCAAGCAGGCCGGCATCCAGGCGGAGATCGACGCGGCGAAGGCGAAGTCGGCGGCGGCCGGGCCGCTCGCCCAGGCGGAGCGGGACCAGGCGATCCTCTCCGAGCAGCAGAAGGTCGCCGAGCGCAACGCCGAGCTCAAGCAGCGCCAGCTGGACACCGAGGTGCGCAAGCCGGCCGACGCCGCCCGGTACAAGGTGGAGCAGGAGGCCGAGGCGGCCCGCAACGCGGCGGTGCTGCACGCGGACGCGCAGCGGCAGTCGGTCATCGCCGCCGCGCAGGCCTCCGCCGAACAGGCACGGCTCACCGGTGAGGGCGAGCGGGCCCGGCGGGCCGCGCTCGCCGAGGCGAACGCGATCGAGGGCGCCAAGGAGGGTGAGGCCGAGCAGCGCCGGCGCTCCGCGATCGCGGAGGCGGTGGAGCGGGAGGGTCAGGCCGAGGCGGCGGCCATCCTCGCGAAGGGCGGGGCCGAGGCGGACGCGATGGCGCGCAAGGCGGAGGCGTTCGCCGCGTACGGGGAGGCGGCGGTGCTGGACCTGCTGGTCAAGGTGCTGCCGCAGGTGGTGGAGGCGGCCAGCGCCCCGATCGGGGCGATCGACAAGATGACCGTCATCTCCACCGACGGCGCGTCCTCCCTGACGAAGTCGGTGGCCGGCAACGTGGCCCAGGGGCTCCAGCTCGGCAGCGACCTGACCGGGATCGACCTGGCTGGTCTGCTGGCCCGGCTCGGCTCGGCGTCCAGCGCCGGCGGCAACGGCACTGCGGCCGGCAAGGGCACCGCGGCCGTGGACGGGACGGCCGTCGAGACCCGCTGA